A genomic window from Sebastes fasciatus isolate fSebFas1 chromosome 7, fSebFas1.pri, whole genome shotgun sequence includes:
- the LOC141770471 gene encoding uncharacterized protein LOC141770471 has protein sequence MRHREESLPLSASVVTLKKSCSENPVLATMGSGHLIVFGFVLACVRLSGAQLLSVREPTYWGGEVEVEPAAEPERELSRESQQAGMLQAKQLQPAVQPLTWKFPEDPVDSVEKPPIEFELRQPASTNRVAVRCGESRVKVEVSQDLLGLGKLIEPEDITLGGCSATEIDSLSHVLIFECELHGCGSTLVMTENTFFYAFTLVYNPKVSGRSPIVRSQSAVIGVECHYPR, from the exons ATGAGGCACAGGGAGGAGTCACTTCCTTTGTCTGCTTCAGTGGTCACGCTGAAGAAAAGCTGCAGTGAAAATCCTGTGCTTGCAACAATGGGTTCAGGGCATCTTATTGTGTTTGGCTTTGTGCTTGCATGTGTCAGGCTTAGTGGAGCTCAACTCCTTAGTGTGAGAGAGCCGACCTACTGGGGAGGCGAGGTGGAAGTTGAGCCAGCAGCAGAACCTGAGAGAGAGCTCTCCAGGGAGTCTCAACAAGCTGGCATGCTCCAGGCCAAGCAGCTCCAGCCAGCAGTCCAACCACTCACCTGGAAGTTCCCAGAAGATCCAGTGGATTCTGTGGAAAAGCCCCCAATCGAGTTTGAACTGCGGCAGCCAGCGTCGACCAACCGTGTTGCTGTGAGGTGTGGGGAAAGTAGGGTCAAGGTGGAAGTGAGCCAGGACCTGCTGGGCCTCGGCAAGCTGATAGAGCCGGAGGATATCACGCTCGGTGGTTGTTCAGCCACTGAGATCGACAGCTTGTCTCATGTGCTGATCTTTGAGTGCGAGCTGCACGGCTGTGGCAGCACGCTAGTG ATGACAGAGAATACCTTCTTTTATGCTTTTACACTGGTCTACAACCCCAAAGTGTCTGGCAGAAGTCCCATCGTGAGGAGCCAGAGTGCCGTCATCGGAGTGGAGTGCCATTACCCGAGATGA
- the LOC141770472 gene encoding aldehyde dehydrogenase, dimeric NADP-preferring-like isoform X1 — protein sequence MCDEEERQRCICPWGPQKGFDQLQTCWIVQRIEVIPGHFDGSLCSEELDWILARHCYCYCIFQTDKPSALLLQFQRLFAVLEVVCMERQAVQRAKEAFLSGRTRPLEFRLQQLHALQKMITEKETEIATALKQDINRSQYDTPLLELIGIENEIKLAIEKLAEWAARRPVEKTLLTMSDEVYVQPEPLGVVLIIGAWNYPWAVTLLPLVGAIAAGNAAVVKPSELSEYSSLLLRALLPRYLDKDLYPVVTGGVTETQELLRLRFDHVFYTGSGTVGKVVMEAAARHLTPVTLELGGKSPCYIDKDCDIRVACRRITWGKFANCGQTCIAPDFILCEPCIQGRVVDRIRQTLLEFYGADPKCSPDYGRIINQRHFNRVMGLMEGYTPVVGGQSDASQRYIAPTVLKDVPPHSRLMQEEIFGPLLPIVTVSDMDDAIRFINEREKPLALYIFCSDKKATRKMIEETTSGGVTVNDVMMHYTLSSLPFGGVGQSGMGRYHGKHTFDQLSHQRACLVRSLGMESVNLARYPPQDRRRARRVRMALKSPLIDLSKRTFIWAVVATILGLGLFIALLVILLIASGLNCTCWYWRGFYN from the exons ATGTGTGATGAGGAAGAAAGGCAGCGATGTATTTGCCCATGGGGCCCCCAAAAAGGCTTTGACCAGCTACAAACCTGCTGGATTGTACAGAGAATAGAGGTCATACCAGGTCATTTTGATGGTTCATTGTGCTCAGAAGAACTTGACTGGATATTGGCTCGTCACTGCTATTGTTACTGTATATTCCAAACAGACAAGCCTTCTGCCTTGCTTCTACAGTTCCAGCGGCTCTTTGCTGTCCTCGAGGTAGTGTGTATGGAGAGGCAGGCGGTGCAGCGGGCCAAGGAGGCCTTCCTGAGCGGCAGGACTCGGCCTCTGGAGTTCAGACTGCAGCAGCTTCACGCCCTGCAGAAGATGATCACTGAGAAAGAGACCGAGATCGCCACCGCTCTCAAACAGGACATCAACAGG AGCCAGTACGACACACCGCTCTTGGAGCTGATCGGCATTGAGAATGAGATCAAGCTGGCTATAGAGAAACTGGCAGAGTGGGCGGCTCGACGGCCGGTAGAGAAGACCCTCCTCACCATGTCAGATGAGGTTTATGTGCAGCCAGAGCCTCTGGGAGTGGTGCTCATCATCGGGGCCTGGAACTACCCCTGGGCTGTCACCCTGCTGCCCCTGGTCGGAGCTATCGCTGCTG GCAACGCAGCTGTGGTGAAGCCGTCAGAGCTCAGCGAGTACTCGTCCCTCCTCCTCCGGGCTCTGCTGCCTCGCTATCTGGACAAG GATCTGTACCCAGTTGTAACAGGTGGAGTGACAGAGACCCAGGAGCTGCTGAGGCTCAGGTTTGACCACGTCTTCTACACAGGCAGCGGCACCGTGGGGAAAGTAGTGATGGAGGCTGCAGCTCGTCACCTGACCCCAGTGACCCTGGAGCTGGGAGGAAAGAGCCCCTGCTACATCGACAAGGACTGTGACATCAGAGTCGCCTGCCG ACGTATCACGTGGGGAAAGTTTGCCAATTGTGGTCAGACGTGCATCGCTCCAGACTTCATCCTGTGTGAACCCTGCATCCAGGGCCGAGTGGTGGACCGCATCCGACAGACTCTACTG GAATTTTACGGTGCTGATCCCAAATGCTCGCCAGACTACGGCCGAATCATCAACCAGCGTCATTTCAACAGAGTCATGGGTCTGATGGAGGGCTACACCCCTGTGGTGGGAGGACAGAGTGATGCCTCACAGCGCTACATTG CTCCAACAGTGCTGAAGGACGTGCCCCCTCACTCCAGGCTCATGCAGGAGGAGATCTTCGGCCCCTTGCTGCCCATAGTGACTGTGAGTGACATGGACGATGCCATCCGCTTCATCAACGAGAGAGAGAAACCTCTGGCACTCTACATCTTCTGCTCTGACAAGAAG GCAACAAGAAAGATGATTGAGGAGACCACAAGTGGAGGAGTGACGGTCAATGATGTCATGATGCACTACACACTCAGCTCGCTTCCGTTTGGTGGTGTTG GTCAGAGTGGTATGGGCCGCTACCACGGTAAGCACACCTTTGACCAGCTGAGCCACCAGAGGGCGTGCCTGGTCCGCTCTCTGGGCATGGAGAGTGTCAACCTGGCCCGGTACCCTCCTCAGGACCGCCGGCGGGCGCGTAGGGTGCGGATGGCCCTCAAGTCACCACTGATCGACCTGTCCAAGAGGACGTTCATCTGGGCCGTCGTTGCCACCATCCTCGGCTTGGGCCTGTTCATCGCCCTGCTGGTCATCCTGCTCATCGCTTCAGGCCTCAACTGTACCTGCTGGTACTGGAGAGGCTTTTATAACTAG
- the LOC141770472 gene encoding aldehyde dehydrogenase, dimeric NADP-preferring-like isoform X2, which translates to MERQAVQRAKEAFLSGRTRPLEFRLQQLHALQKMITEKETEIATALKQDINRSQYDTPLLELIGIENEIKLAIEKLAEWAARRPVEKTLLTMSDEVYVQPEPLGVVLIIGAWNYPWAVTLLPLVGAIAAGNAAVVKPSELSEYSSLLLRALLPRYLDKDLYPVVTGGVTETQELLRLRFDHVFYTGSGTVGKVVMEAAARHLTPVTLELGGKSPCYIDKDCDIRVACRRITWGKFANCGQTCIAPDFILCEPCIQGRVVDRIRQTLLEFYGADPKCSPDYGRIINQRHFNRVMGLMEGYTPVVGGQSDASQRYIAPTVLKDVPPHSRLMQEEIFGPLLPIVTVSDMDDAIRFINEREKPLALYIFCSDKKATRKMIEETTSGGVTVNDVMMHYTLSSLPFGGVGQSGMGRYHGKHTFDQLSHQRACLVRSLGMESVNLARYPPQDRRRARRVRMALKSPLIDLSKRTFIWAVVATILGLGLFIALLVILLIASGLNCTCWYWRGFYN; encoded by the exons ATGGAGAGGCAGGCGGTGCAGCGGGCCAAGGAGGCCTTCCTGAGCGGCAGGACTCGGCCTCTGGAGTTCAGACTGCAGCAGCTTCACGCCCTGCAGAAGATGATCACTGAGAAAGAGACCGAGATCGCCACCGCTCTCAAACAGGACATCAACAGG AGCCAGTACGACACACCGCTCTTGGAGCTGATCGGCATTGAGAATGAGATCAAGCTGGCTATAGAGAAACTGGCAGAGTGGGCGGCTCGACGGCCGGTAGAGAAGACCCTCCTCACCATGTCAGATGAGGTTTATGTGCAGCCAGAGCCTCTGGGAGTGGTGCTCATCATCGGGGCCTGGAACTACCCCTGGGCTGTCACCCTGCTGCCCCTGGTCGGAGCTATCGCTGCTG GCAACGCAGCTGTGGTGAAGCCGTCAGAGCTCAGCGAGTACTCGTCCCTCCTCCTCCGGGCTCTGCTGCCTCGCTATCTGGACAAG GATCTGTACCCAGTTGTAACAGGTGGAGTGACAGAGACCCAGGAGCTGCTGAGGCTCAGGTTTGACCACGTCTTCTACACAGGCAGCGGCACCGTGGGGAAAGTAGTGATGGAGGCTGCAGCTCGTCACCTGACCCCAGTGACCCTGGAGCTGGGAGGAAAGAGCCCCTGCTACATCGACAAGGACTGTGACATCAGAGTCGCCTGCCG ACGTATCACGTGGGGAAAGTTTGCCAATTGTGGTCAGACGTGCATCGCTCCAGACTTCATCCTGTGTGAACCCTGCATCCAGGGCCGAGTGGTGGACCGCATCCGACAGACTCTACTG GAATTTTACGGTGCTGATCCCAAATGCTCGCCAGACTACGGCCGAATCATCAACCAGCGTCATTTCAACAGAGTCATGGGTCTGATGGAGGGCTACACCCCTGTGGTGGGAGGACAGAGTGATGCCTCACAGCGCTACATTG CTCCAACAGTGCTGAAGGACGTGCCCCCTCACTCCAGGCTCATGCAGGAGGAGATCTTCGGCCCCTTGCTGCCCATAGTGACTGTGAGTGACATGGACGATGCCATCCGCTTCATCAACGAGAGAGAGAAACCTCTGGCACTCTACATCTTCTGCTCTGACAAGAAG GCAACAAGAAAGATGATTGAGGAGACCACAAGTGGAGGAGTGACGGTCAATGATGTCATGATGCACTACACACTCAGCTCGCTTCCGTTTGGTGGTGTTG GTCAGAGTGGTATGGGCCGCTACCACGGTAAGCACACCTTTGACCAGCTGAGCCACCAGAGGGCGTGCCTGGTCCGCTCTCTGGGCATGGAGAGTGTCAACCTGGCCCGGTACCCTCCTCAGGACCGCCGGCGGGCGCGTAGGGTGCGGATGGCCCTCAAGTCACCACTGATCGACCTGTCCAAGAGGACGTTCATCTGGGCCGTCGTTGCCACCATCCTCGGCTTGGGCCTGTTCATCGCCCTGCTGGTCATCCTGCTCATCGCTTCAGGCCTCAACTGTACCTGCTGGTACTGGAGAGGCTTTTATAACTAG